One part of the Anaeromyxobacter sp. Fw109-5 genome encodes these proteins:
- a CDS encoding S46 family peptidase: MVKARLAALLALALPVLAPADEGMWMPQQIPDLAPRLQQLGFDGDARQFADLTGQPMGAIVSLGGCSASFVSPDGLVATNHHCVIGTLQFNSTPERNLLEDGFVARARAEELWSGPGARVFVTVSVKEVTAEIAGGIDARVGDAERGKLLERRVKARTARCEKPGLRCTVASFFEGARWFEIGQLEIQDVRLVFAPPGNVGNFGGETDNWMWPRHSGDFALYRAYVGKDGAPRPHAKDNVPYRPRRWLKVSPKGASEGDLVFVAGYPGRTQRLKTLREVKEQMEWAYPGTVRRNKDLLAILERLSRESPETAIRVNPRVRGLANSMKNREGVLEGAARGGLLEKKARDEQALVAWLQAEPARQAELGAALPALDRLQAAKERTRERDLVFQSLTMNSSLLSAARAISRVAEERPKKDLERDPAYQQREWPRLRESLERLERTLDLGADRAQLRYALVEAAALPADQRIPPLDAAVGLTPGAPPDEAARRIDAFLDRLYAGTRLADRKTRLALLERASTKDLTGRKDRFLELFAALRPFERQLREEQYARDGARSRVGPLYARALVARAGGVLAPDANSTLRVTYGVVKGVSPRDGLYYLPQTTLAGVLAKHRAGDEEFDVPAPVREAIRAQRARGGGPFVDAKLGDVPVDFLSSVDTTGGNSGSAVLNSRGELVGLLFDGTWETIASDFLFDAESTRSIQVDSRYLLWFLGDVAKAPNLLQELGVPAQVGAR, encoded by the coding sequence ATGGTGAAAGCTCGCCTCGCCGCCTTGCTCGCGCTCGCGCTCCCCGTCCTCGCTCCTGCCGACGAGGGCATGTGGATGCCGCAGCAGATCCCCGACCTGGCCCCGCGTCTCCAGCAGCTCGGCTTCGACGGCGACGCGCGCCAGTTCGCGGACCTGACCGGCCAGCCGATGGGCGCGATCGTCTCGCTCGGCGGGTGCAGCGCCTCGTTCGTCTCGCCCGACGGCCTCGTCGCCACCAACCACCACTGCGTCATCGGCACGCTCCAGTTCAACTCGACGCCCGAGCGGAACCTCCTCGAGGACGGGTTCGTGGCGCGCGCGCGCGCGGAGGAGCTGTGGAGCGGCCCAGGCGCGCGCGTGTTCGTGACCGTGTCCGTGAAGGAGGTCACGGCGGAGATCGCGGGAGGCATCGACGCGAGGGTGGGCGACGCGGAGCGGGGCAAGCTCCTCGAGCGCCGCGTGAAGGCGCGCACCGCGCGCTGCGAGAAGCCGGGCCTCCGCTGCACGGTGGCCTCCTTCTTCGAGGGCGCGCGCTGGTTCGAGATCGGCCAGCTCGAGATCCAGGACGTGCGGCTCGTGTTCGCTCCGCCCGGCAACGTCGGGAACTTCGGCGGCGAGACCGACAACTGGATGTGGCCCCGCCACTCGGGCGACTTCGCGCTGTACCGCGCGTACGTGGGCAAGGACGGCGCGCCGCGACCGCACGCGAAGGACAACGTCCCCTACCGTCCGAGGCGCTGGCTGAAGGTGTCCCCGAAGGGCGCGTCCGAGGGGGACCTCGTGTTCGTGGCCGGCTATCCCGGGCGGACGCAGCGGCTCAAGACGCTGCGCGAGGTGAAGGAGCAGATGGAGTGGGCGTACCCGGGCACGGTGCGCCGCAACAAGGACCTCCTCGCCATCCTCGAGCGGCTCTCCCGCGAGTCGCCGGAGACCGCGATCCGCGTGAACCCCCGCGTGCGGGGGCTCGCGAACTCGATGAAGAACCGCGAGGGCGTGCTCGAGGGCGCCGCCAGGGGCGGGCTCCTCGAGAAGAAGGCCCGGGACGAGCAGGCGCTCGTGGCGTGGCTCCAGGCGGAGCCCGCGCGCCAGGCCGAGCTCGGCGCCGCGCTCCCTGCGCTCGACCGGCTCCAGGCGGCGAAGGAGCGGACCCGCGAGCGCGATCTCGTGTTCCAGTCGCTCACCATGAACTCCTCGCTCCTCTCCGCGGCGCGAGCGATCTCGCGCGTCGCGGAGGAGCGCCCGAAGAAGGACCTCGAGCGCGACCCGGCGTACCAGCAGCGCGAGTGGCCCCGCCTCCGGGAGTCGCTCGAGCGGCTCGAGCGCACGCTCGACCTGGGCGCGGATCGCGCGCAGCTCCGCTACGCCCTCGTGGAGGCGGCGGCGCTCCCCGCGGACCAGCGCATCCCGCCGCTCGACGCCGCCGTCGGGCTCACCCCCGGCGCGCCGCCGGACGAGGCCGCCCGGCGGATCGACGCGTTCCTCGACCGGCTCTACGCCGGGACGCGGCTGGCGGACCGGAAGACCCGCCTCGCGCTGCTCGAGCGGGCGTCCACGAAGGACCTCACCGGCCGGAAGGACCGCTTCCTCGAGCTGTTCGCGGCGCTCCGGCCGTTCGAGCGGCAGCTGCGTGAGGAGCAGTATGCGCGCGACGGCGCGCGCTCGCGCGTGGGCCCGCTCTACGCGCGCGCCCTCGTCGCCAGGGCGGGCGGCGTGCTCGCGCCCGACGCGAACTCGACCCTCCGCGTGACGTACGGGGTGGTGAAGGGGGTGTCGCCGCGCGACGGGCTCTACTACCTGCCCCAGACCACGCTCGCGGGCGTGCTCGCGAAGCACCGCGCCGGCGACGAGGAGTTCGACGTGCCGGCGCCCGTGCGCGAGGCGATCCGCGCGCAGCGCGCGCGGGGGGGCGGCCCGTTCGTCGATGCGAAGCTCGGCGACGTGCCCGTGGACTTCCTCTCCAGCGTCGACACGACCGGCGGCAACTCCGGCTCGGCCGTGCTGAACTCCCGCGGCGAGCTGGTGGGCCTGCTCTTCGACGGGACCTGGGAGACGATCGCGTCCGACTTCCTCTTCGACGCGGAGTCCACCCGCTCCATCCAGGTCGACTCCCGCTACCTGCTCTGGTTCCTCGGCGACGTCGCGAAGGCGCCGAACCTGCTCCAGGAGCTCGGCGTCCCCGCGCAGGTCGGCGCCCGCTGA